The region TTGGTGGTTCCTGAACAACCCCTCGCTCGTGGAGGAGATGACCCGTATGCGGATGGAGCTGCTCGGCCTGAGCTTTGTGCCGCAGCACTCGGATGCGCGGATTCTCGATCAGCTGATTTACAAGTGGGACCACTCGCGGAAGATAATCGGCAAGGTACTGGTTGATAAGTACGGCGATCTGCTGGCAACCGGCTGGAGGCTCGACGAGGCGGAACTGAAACGGGACGCCGAGGGGCTGCTGGGCGGCAACTTCTGGCAGTTCATCGGCAAAGAGCCTATGATGTGATGCTATCGCCAAAGCGGCCCGGCCCAGGTGGCCGGGTCGTGTTTGCGGTGTAATCAAGGGGCCTGGTGGTCCCTGCTTTTTTGAAGGAGCTGGCGGACATGAACAGAAGCGAGGAAGTCGATACAAAGCACCGGCGGCTGGCCGCCATGATGGCGGCGAACGGCTACAGCGCCGTTTTGCTGAAGAAGCAGCCGAACTTTTCCTGGTTTACGGCTGGCGGCCGCAATATGGTGGGGATGGCCACCGAGCTGGGGGTGGCCTCCCTGCTGGTCACCAGGGAGGCTCGCTACTGTATCGCCAACAGGATCGAAGCGGCCCGGATGATGGACGAGGAGGGGCTCGCCGGCCTTGGTTTTGAACTGCTCGAATACGGGTGGCACGAGGACCGTGAAGCCGAGCTTGTCGCCAGAGTCGCGGGTGGCCTGGGTTCCGTTGCTGCAGATACCGACTTTGCATCTTGCCGGAACGCCGACGGTGAAATAAGGAAGCTGCGCTATTCGCTGACGGAGAGCGAGATCGAGAGGTACCTGTTTCTGGGCGCGAAGCTGTCGGCGGCGATCGAGAAGGTGATGTTCAGCATCCGCCCGGGGGACAGGGAGTGCGAAATCGCCGGCCGTATAGGTCCCGAACTGTGGAAAGACCTTATCGACCCAACGGCGATAATGGTGGCGGCCGACGAGCGGATCTACCGGTATCGCCATCCGATTGCGACCGACCGAACGGTCAAGCGCTATGTGATGGTGGCTCTCAACGCCCGCTACAAAGGCCTGATCACCGCGGTCACCCGCATGCTCCACTTCGGCAGACCGGACGCGAAACTGGCGAAGCAGTTTCGCGACAACAACGAGGTGGAGTGCCGCATGATCGCGGCGACGAAACCGGGTTCGCCGGCGGTCGCCGCCTTCGATGCCGCTCTGGCCGCTTACCGGGAATTCGGCTTCGCGGACGAATGGCTGCTTCACCATCAGGGCGGGGCGATGGGCTACTACGGCCGCGACTACAAGGTTACCGCCGGGACGACGGAGATCGTCGCCGAGAACCAGGCTTTCTGCTGGAACCCGACGATCACCGGCACCAAGACCGAGGACGCGTTCATTGCCACCGCCGGCGGCCCGCTGATGATTACCGGGCCGGTGTCTTATCCCCGCATAGCGTCGAGCGTGGGCGGGGTGGATTTTGTCAGGCCAGGCCTGCTTGTTATCGATTAGGAGGAGAGATAATGGCACCTTTAGGTGTGGCAATAATCGGTCCCGGCATGGTGGCCAGCACGCATGCCACTGCCCTGCAGGCGATTCCGGCAGCGCGCATTTCCGGCGTTTATGGCCGCAATCCCGCCTCGACGGCCGAATTCGCCGCTAAGTACGGCCTGCGGGCGTTTGGCTCGTACGAGGAAGTGCTTGCAGACAAGGATACTGACATCGTCAGCATCTGCCTGCCGCCTGGTCTCCATGTGGATTTTGGCCTCCAGGCTGCGGTCGCCGGCAAACACCTGATTCTCGAAAAGCCGATGGACATTGATGTGTCCAAGGCCCG is a window of Selenomonadales bacterium 4137-cl DNA encoding:
- a CDS encoding M24 family metallopeptidase; translated protein: MNRSEEVDTKHRRLAAMMAANGYSAVLLKKQPNFSWFTAGGRNMVGMATELGVASLLVTREARYCIANRIEAARMMDEEGLAGLGFELLEYGWHEDREAELVARVAGGLGSVAADTDFASCRNADGEIRKLRYSLTESEIERYLFLGAKLSAAIEKVMFSIRPGDRECEIAGRIGPELWKDLIDPTAIMVAADERIYRYRHPIATDRTVKRYVMVALNARYKGLITAVTRMLHFGRPDAKLAKQFRDNNEVECRMIAATKPGSPAVAAFDAALAAYREFGFADEWLLHHQGGAMGYYGRDYKVTAGTTEIVAENQAFCWNPTITGTKTEDAFIATAGGPLMITGPVSYPRIASSVGGVDFVRPGLLVID